The following is a genomic window from Polaribacter atrinae.
AAAATTTCTTCTATTAAAGAAGTAAATCACCACCAAGAAAATTACATTCTACCTGGTTTTATAGATGCGCATATCCATATAGAAAGCTCTATGTTGGTGCCATCTGAGTTTGCTAAAATTGCTGTAAAACACGGTACCGTTGCAACTGTTTCCGATCCGCATGAAATTGCCAATGTTTTAGGCGTAAAAGGTGTGGATTTTATGATTGAAAACGGAAAGAAAGTTCCGTTAAAATTCAATTTTGGAGCACCAAGTTGTGTGCCTGCAACTTCTTTTGAAAGTGCTGGTGCAATTATAGATGCAGAAGATATTAAATTGATGATGGAAAACCCAGACATTAAATATTTGGCAGAAATGATGAATTATCCTGGTGTTTTGTTTGATGATGCTGAGGTTTTAAAGAAAATTCAACATGCTAAAAACAATAACAAACCAATTGATGGTCACGCTCCAGGTTTAAGAGGAGATGATGCAACCAAATATATTGCAGCCGGAATTTCTACAGATCACGAGTGTTTTTCTTATGATGAAGCTTTAGAAAAGCTACAAAAAGGAATGAAGGTTATTATTAGAGAAGGTTCTGCAGCCAAAAACTTCGAAGCTTTAATAGATTTATTACCAACACATTTCGAAAACATGATGTTTTGTTCGGATGATAAACATCCAGATGATTTATTGTTAGGTCATATCAATCAACTTTGTGAAAGAGCCGTTGCCAAAGGAATCGATGTTTTTAAAGTATTGCAAGCAGCGTGTATCAACCCTATAAAACATTATAATTTAGATGTTGGTTTCTTACAAAAAGGAGATGATGCCGATTTTATTTTGGTAGATAGTTTAGAAAAATTCAATGTTTTAGAGACTTATATTAATGGAGAATTGGTTGCTAAAAACGGAGAGTCTTTTGTAGAATCTGTTCCTTTTGAAGTTTTAAATAACTTTAATACAGATAAAAAAGAAGTATCAGAGTTTAGGTTTGATTCATCTTCAGAAAAAATTAGAGTTATTGAAGCTTTAGATGGCGAATTAGTAACCAACCAAATAGAAGCAGCTTCTTTAATTGTTGATGGAAATTTAATTTCAAATACAAAAACAGATGTTTTAAAAATGACGGTTGTAAATCGTTATAAAAATGATACGCCTGCAATTGCATTCATCAAAAACTTCGGATTGAAAGAAGGTGCAATAGCAAGTTCTGTTGGGCACGATTCTCATAATATTATTGCCGTTGGAGTTTCTGATGAAGATATATGTAGAGCCGTAAATCTTATTATAGAAAATAGAGGAGGAGTTTGTGCTGTAAATGCAACGGAAGAAAAAATAGTTTCGTTACCAGTTGCCGGAATCATGTCTGATAAGTCTGCTGAGGTTATAGGGGAATCTTATGCAGCCTTAGATACAATGGCTAAACAAATGGGTAGTAAATTAAGAGCACCTTATATGAGTTTATCTTTTATGGCGTTATTAGTCATTCCGTCTTTAAAATTATCCGACAAAGGTTTGTTTGATGGAACTTCTTTTAAATTTACTTCTTTAGAAATAGAGTAATGAACTGTCATTGCGAGTTTACGAAGCAATCTCATTTTATAGATAGCGGTTATTCGTCTATATAAAATGAGATTTCTCAATCGCTAAAAAAGCTCATTTCGAAATGACAATATGTTTACGAACAGGTCTATTCCTGACTGAACCTTTCGCCTTCGCTCAAGTCAAGCTCTCTGTTTGAGCTCTTTTTTTAGTCCCTTTTGGGATAAAAAAAGCGAGTAGTGAAAGCAGGAAATAGCTTCGAGTTAAAATTTTATCAAATTCTTAATTTTTGGAGCACTTCTTTACAAATTAATTAGCATTTTTCAATTAAAAATGTACTTTTGTGCAACAAAAAATATATTATGAGTTTACAACAAGATTTAGAAAATAGAAGTGGAAATAAATGTGAATTATGTACTTCAACAACTAATTTATCAATTTACGACGTAAAACCAACCATAACTGGTGGAGGTGGAGTAGATGGTAGTGTATTGGCTTGTGAAACTTGTATTACTCAAATAGATAATCCAGAAGAAACGGATGCAAACCATTGGCGTTGTTTAAACGACTCTATGTGGAGTGAATATAGAGGTGTAAAGGTAGTTGCTTGGAGAATGTTGTCTCGTTTAAGAGCAGAAGGTTGGCCGCAAGATTTGTTAGATATGATGTATTTAGAAGACGATGATTTACGTTTTGCTAAAGAATCTGGAGATCATTTAGATGATAGCGAAAAGATTATTCATAGAGATGCAAATGGTGCAATTTTAGAAGCAGGAGATTCTGTTGTTTTAATTAAAGATTTAAAGGTAAAAGGATCTAGTATGGTTGCTAAACAAGGAACTGCGGTACGTAGAATTTCTTTAGATCATGAAAATGCAAAATATATAGAAGGTAAAGTAGGGCCAACGCAAATTGTAATTATTACAGATTACGTTAAAAAAATGGCAGAAAAAGAGTAATCTTCTGTTGTTTTTAGCACAGTAGAGTAGTTGGGCGTTCCTTTCAGGTCGCGCTTTACACTATATCTTTTTTCTGAAAAAGAAAAAAGGATGCCGTTTCAATCGCTAACGCGCATTTTTGCTAATAAATAGCGTTTAAGTTTTCTTATTTAGAATTTTTAAGAAATTTGATTTTTACATAAAAAAAACCTCGATATATCGAGGTTTTTTTATGTCTATATTATTCTAACTTTAGTTCTTTTTACTAATTATATATACAGCACCAGATCCATCTTTGTTTTTCTCTACGTTAACCCTTTCTATAGTAGTTGGTTTTATTTGTTCCATTTCTTTTTTAGAAATAATTTTTCCGTCTAAATAATAGATCGGCTCTTTTTTCTTTTTTATAGAAATTGTAGAAGTTCCGTCTTTTTGTTTCATAACGTTTACGCTTTCTATATTTTCAGAATCTACATTATTAATTTCTTCCTTTGTTACCGTTTTTCCGTCTATTGTAAAAGTTGTTTCTTTCTTATTTGTTTTAGAAACAGAAGGTTTAGAAGTAGGTGGTGGAGGTGGAATAATTTTATCAGTTGTACTCTTTTGTAAGTTTTTATACGCATCTGGTGTATTGTCTTTAAATTCAGAAACTATTTCACCGTTATCATACACCTTTGTTATAAATTGTCCTTCTATAATATCGCCTGCATTTACTTGCTGAGATGAAATTACTTTTCCATTTTGGTCTGTTAATTTACCTTCTCTATTATAATATTTGTAATTTTTATCTTTTAAAACATAAAAATACTTTTCTCCTTTTATGATTTTAAAGCCTGTTGTTGGAAAATTACTTTCTGTAGTAATTTCATGTTTACTTACTGATATTTGTTTCTCTTGTGCTTCAACTCTTTTTGCAAAGAGGAAAATAAAAGCTGTTAAAAGCGGAATTACCGCCAGTTTTTTTA
Proteins encoded in this region:
- the ade gene encoding adenine deaminase, translated to MIVQGNIVDIQNKRIYKGEVEVINGKISSIKEVNHHQENYILPGFIDAHIHIESSMLVPSEFAKIAVKHGTVATVSDPHEIANVLGVKGVDFMIENGKKVPLKFNFGAPSCVPATSFESAGAIIDAEDIKLMMENPDIKYLAEMMNYPGVLFDDAEVLKKIQHAKNNNKPIDGHAPGLRGDDATKYIAAGISTDHECFSYDEALEKLQKGMKVIIREGSAAKNFEALIDLLPTHFENMMFCSDDKHPDDLLLGHINQLCERAVAKGIDVFKVLQAACINPIKHYNLDVGFLQKGDDADFILVDSLEKFNVLETYINGELVAKNGESFVESVPFEVLNNFNTDKKEVSEFRFDSSSEKIRVIEALDGELVTNQIEAASLIVDGNLISNTKTDVLKMTVVNRYKNDTPAIAFIKNFGLKEGAIASSVGHDSHNIIAVGVSDEDICRAVNLIIENRGGVCAVNATEEKIVSLPVAGIMSDKSAEVIGESYAALDTMAKQMGSKLRAPYMSLSFMALLVIPSLKLSDKGLFDGTSFKFTSLEIE
- a CDS encoding PhnA domain-containing protein: MSLQQDLENRSGNKCELCTSTTNLSIYDVKPTITGGGGVDGSVLACETCITQIDNPEETDANHWRCLNDSMWSEYRGVKVVAWRMLSRLRAEGWPQDLLDMMYLEDDDLRFAKESGDHLDDSEKIIHRDANGAILEAGDSVVLIKDLKVKGSSMVAKQGTAVRRISLDHENAKYIEGKVGPTQIVIITDYVKKMAEKE